The Cervus elaphus chromosome 12, mCerEla1.1, whole genome shotgun sequence genome includes a region encoding these proteins:
- the LOC122705723 gene encoding uncharacterized protein LOC122705723, whose protein sequence is MKRQWGALLGLLWVQICWVRGVKVEQSPSVLKLQEGANSTLRCNFSDTVSNVQWFQQNPGGSLTTLFSITSGTKQKERLSSTVNFKERYSTLHIAASQLEDAATYLCAVEAQCSPVICSLCPNCSCLSPAPPQGYTMQLDCVSLGNEVEQSPSTLSVQEGNTAVITCTYTDTASEYFPWYKQEPGKGPQLLVAIHSNMGEKKDQRLTVFLNKTSKRLSLHIATIQPGDSAAYFCAARTQRCPGSRYLSSYL, encoded by the exons ATGAAGAGACAATGGGGAGCCCTGCTGGGGCTTCTGTGGGTCCAGATTTGCT GGGTGAGAGGAGTGAAGGTGGAGCAGAGCCCTTCAGTCTTGAAGCTCCAGGAAGGAGCCAACTCTACTCTGAGGTGCAATTTTTCTGACACAGTGAGCAATGTGCAGTGGTTCCAGCAGAATCCCGGAGGCAGCCTCACCACGCTGTTTTCCATAACTTCAGGGACGAAGCAGAAAGAAAGGCTGAGTTCCACAGTGAATTTTAAGGAACGGTATAGCACCCTACACATCGCAGCCTCCCAGCTGGAAGACGCAGCCACCTACCTCTGTGCGGTGGAGGCACAGTGCTCCCCGGTGATCTGCAGCCTGTGCCCAAACTGCAGctgcctcagccccgcccctccgCAGGGCTACACCATGCAA CTGGACT GTGTCAGTCTTGGAAACGAGGTGGAGCAGAGTCCTTCTACCCTGAGTGTGCAGGAGGGAAACACCGCTGTTATCACCTGCACTTATACAGACACTGCTTCAGAGTATTTCCCTTGGTATAAGCAAGAACCTGGAAAAGGTCCCCAGCTCCTTGTAGCTATTCATTCAAATATGggtgaaaaaaaagaccagagactGACTGTTTTCTTGAATAAGACCTCCAAACGTCTCTCCCTGCACATCGCAACCATCCAGCCTGGAGACTCAGCTGCCTACTTCTGTGCAGCAAGGACACAGCGCTGCCCAGGCAGCCGCTACCTGTCCTCATACTTGTGA